DNA from Mesotoga infera:
TTTATGATCAGGCAGTACATGAGAACCATACCGGATGACTTCGTTGAAGCTGCTGTTCTCGACGGAGCATCGCATTTCAGGATCTTCTTCAAAATGATACTGCCGCTGTCCAAACCCGCAGTTGCTACACTAACCGTTATCACTTTTATGGGAGCCTGGAACGATTACCTGTGGCCGCTTATAGTTCTAACAGACAAGAACAAGATGACGCTGCCGGTCGGTCTCAGTCTGCTAAACGGCCAGCACCAGAGCGACTACAACATGCTTATGGCCGGGGCTCTAATATCTATGATACCAATACTGCTAATCTACACATTCGCTCAGAGATACTTCGAACAGGGGCTCAGTGTAGGTGGTATAAAAGGCTAAAAGGAGTGTGATTCAATGAAAAGGTTTCTGGTAGTTCTAGTGGTTGCCTCAATGGTATTGACAACCTCTCTACTCGGTGTAACGACTATCAAGTTCATGAACTTCTCTTCAGCAGATGCAAACGCGAAGTATCTTGAAGAGATGAAAGAGATCTTCGAGGAACAGAACCCGGATATTAACGTAGAAATCGAAACCGTAGGTTTCGGCGATTACTTCACCAAACTGATGACCGTCGTAGCCGGTGGCAATGCCCCTGACGCTTTCGAGTTGAACTACGAGAACTTCTATACCTATGCCAAAAAGGACGTTCTACTAGACCTGAACAGTCTTCTTACCTCCTCTGGTTTCGATACCAGCGTGTTGAATGAAAGGGCGCTTTACGCCTTCTCAGACAATGGTGTGCAGTACGGCTTGCCATTCAGTTTCTCCAACGTGGTACTGATATACAACAAAGACCTCTTCGACAGGGCAGGCGCCGAACATCCGAGAGAAGACTGGACTTGGGCAGATGAACTGGAAGCGGCCAAAAAAATCAGGGCTTTGGATGCCATGACCTTTGGGATTTATCAGCCAGTTCAGTTCTGGGAATTCTACAAGATGGTTCAGCAGAACGGTGGTAGCATTCTCAACGAAGACAAGACGGCCTTCACACTGAATAGTCCTCAGAATATCGAGACTCTGCAGTATATGGTAGACAGGATCATCGAGTCGAACGTTATGCCGAATGATGCTCAGATGGCAGGCATGGGAGACTGGGATCTCTTTGAAGTCGAAAGAATTGGAATGATCGTTACTGGAACGTGGGCCTTCTCGACATTCAAAGAAAGCTGCGACTTCAACTGGGACATAGCTGTTGAGCCAGGAAACACAAGCAAGGCGACACATTTCTTCGCAAATGGTCTTGCGATCAGCAAAGACTCGAAGAAAGTTGACGCGGCCTTCAAGTGGATAAGTTTCCTCTCAGGAGACATAGATGTTGCAAAGATCAGAATCGAAGCGGGCTGGGAGCTACCACCGGTGACATACCCCGAGATAATTGAGCTCTACAAGCAGACCACGCCTCCAGAGAGCAAAGAAGTCGTATTCAAGTCTCTGGACTTTCTCGTAACGCCCCCTGTAATTGAGCAGTTCAACGAGATGGCAGACATAGTGAACAGACATCTAGAAGCGGCCAGATACGGAGAAAAGACTCCGGAACAGGCGCTAAACGATGCTCAGGCAGAACTGGAGAGATCCATAAAGTTAAACTGATCTGAAGATCGGGCCGGGATTCGTTCCCGGCCCCTTCCCTGGAGGTTTGCCGTGGCAAGCAAAGCCAGTAAAGAGATAATGAAAGAGATAAACGAGAAACTGCTTCTGAGAGGAATCTATTCGAATGAAGGAATAGACAGGGCGAGCCTGGCAAAGCTCACAGGCCTAAGTCCCGCAACGGTTACGAAAGTAGTGGGAGAATTGATTGAAAGCGGTCTGGTGGCTGAAACCGGAGTCGCAGACTCAACAGGCGGAAGAAAGCCGATCCTACTAAGCATCCAGCCGAAGAAGCTCTGCGTGCTCGGGCTGAAGATAGGCGTGGGATATCTTGACTACTCCTTGACCGACCTCTTTGGGATCGCTCTTGTAAGTGAGCGAAGGCTCCTGGAGAATCAGACTCCAGAAGAAGTCGTCTCAACAACGGAAACCATTCTGAAGGAATGGAACGGACTAATGGGCGAAAGCCTTTTGGGAATAGGCATCGCCGTGTCAGGCATTGTAGATTCACTCAAAGGCGTTGTAAAGAATTCCTTCCTTCTGAACTGGCAGGAAGTTCCAATAGCGAAACTGATCTCGGAACGATCCGGAAAGAA
Protein-coding regions in this window:
- a CDS encoding carbohydrate ABC transporter permease — its product is ISVLITFVTVMSACMAAYVFSKIKFRGREVLFGIYIATMMIPANITMIPNYLTLKHLSLLNSYVGIMLPSLFNAFGTFMIRQYMRTIPDDFVEAAVLDGASHFRIFFKMILPLSKPAVATLTVITFMGAWNDYLWPLIVLTDKNKMTLPVGLSLLNGQHQSDYNMLMAGALISMIPILLIYTFAQRYFEQGLSVGGIKG
- a CDS encoding sugar ABC transporter substrate-binding protein; protein product: MKRFLVVLVVASMVLTTSLLGVTTIKFMNFSSADANAKYLEEMKEIFEEQNPDINVEIETVGFGDYFTKLMTVVAGGNAPDAFELNYENFYTYAKKDVLLDLNSLLTSSGFDTSVLNERALYAFSDNGVQYGLPFSFSNVVLIYNKDLFDRAGAEHPREDWTWADELEAAKKIRALDAMTFGIYQPVQFWEFYKMVQQNGGSILNEDKTAFTLNSPQNIETLQYMVDRIIESNVMPNDAQMAGMGDWDLFEVERIGMIVTGTWAFSTFKESCDFNWDIAVEPGNTSKATHFFANGLAISKDSKKVDAAFKWISFLSGDIDVAKIRIEAGWELPPVTYPEIIELYKQTTPPESKEVVFKSLDFLVTPPVIEQFNEMADIVNRHLEAARYGEKTPEQALNDAQAELERSIKLN
- a CDS encoding ROK family transcriptional regulator, translated to MASKASKEIMKEINEKLLLRGIYSNEGIDRASLAKLTGLSPATVTKVVGELIESGLVAETGVADSTGGRKPILLSIQPKKLCVLGLKIGVGYLDYSLTDLFGIALVSERRLLENQTPEEVVSTTETILKEWNGLMGESLLGIGIAVSGIVDSLKGVVKNSFLLNWQEVPIAKLISERSGKKTFVMNDVDSFALAQFWKGDVNNHKNCVFITLGVGIGGAVAIDGKLHLTGAGSGEFGHMTISQNGNKCTCGSRGCLEAQASFEVLARKVFSRTIHSELKELYSSVKATETSEIH